In Scatophagus argus isolate fScaArg1 chromosome 3, fScaArg1.pri, whole genome shotgun sequence, the genomic stretch CTTCAAGAGTCACGCTGGGTAAGAGCTTCGGTCGTCTTAGCcctccattcacacacattcacagctcATCCTCTGTGCTCatctatttaaaaatgtcatttgagAAATCATTCTAAAGATAAAGTGATGCTAAATATTCAGAACAGGCTCAGTAAAAACTCTGACTCCCAGTGGCTCAAGTCAAAACTTGTTAAATTTCACTGATCACACAGTTTTATAAGAGGAGCAGACCCTCCTTCCTCTATTCTGAGCAAAATTCATATTTGCAGTTATGTAAAAGATGGTAGAGCATGTTGTCTGAAGCACGCTGGCAGCCTGAGAGCCAAGCTTCCCTTTGGGAGGCTGAGTTTTGTTCTTGGAttcactgagagaaaagagaagatagtaaatgtgtgagtttgttcattgttctttctctttttcttttctttttaatctccaTTTCAGTTGAACATGGTGAGACAAAGGAAGGACGGTGACTCAGTGGAGCGAACAGATGGATCCAAACCTACATGGAAGGTCTTCCTGGCtgtgtgattgtttttctgcactGTGCTTTATCTTATCTCTGCCTGTAGTATTCCTTTGTCTGGCGATCATTGTCTTTGaatttttattctgtctttatcCTGTCctgcaacacatacacacacacacacattcacacatatatAGGATAATGGCACTACAAGTGTGAATTCTCCTTTATCTTTTATGattctgacaaaaataaaactcctTCTCTCTAATCAAACCATGTCCTCCATGGTTTGAGACCGGCCCTGAAACGAGCACACATTATGTAACTGTGTCTGGGTCCATCCACGGGGGGTAACAAGTAACAGCAAACCTTTGGGCGATTAAACAGCAGATCCTGTTTGTATCTGGATAGAAATCGCCTTCCTCTGTGCGGGCCTGGGCAGCCGAGGAGAAGCAGTGCAAGATCCACTTACTTTGGCTCCTATTTCTTTGGCTTAAGAATAGAGAAGGCAGAAATAACTGTCAGTATACAGTAGCtttatttaaaggaataattaaacttaaaaaaaaaaaaatcaataacttGCCATTAAGATGGAATGACAACTAGGAGAAGACTGTATCAAAGCACGGctgcagagagagtgagggtgaaaagatgaagagagagttGCTGAGGGTACAAGCATTAGGAGCATAAATGTCTTATGGTATGAACAGTGTAAAATACACACTCTGCCAGGAAATACATCCATGACAGCCGCTGCCCTGCTAACATTCACTGCCCCCGGATGTTGCAACCAGCACTCTTTGTGGGATATTTACAATTGCAACACCGTACAATTATCATGTACTTTTCAGCAGGAACGGTTACCAAGCATGCCTTAGAGCCACGTCATATCTGATTGCTACACGTTGTCAGTCAGATGGGACTGTACAATACTGTTTCCAAAGACCCTAGGAGTAAATTTAATGAGTTTACATGGCTGAAGTGGAATTATGTACAACTGCACAAAACACCAGGTGTGTTTTAGTACACGGCTTCAGACCATTTGGCCCTATTTCCCCCAGTGTTTCATGgtatgtttatgtttctgtcaGGTATTCATGAGCAGGCAAAATTGGAACATGAGGGAGCGGAGGGGGGTCCTGCTAACCTTGGCTGCCCACTGTGTTGCCTGTCTGTATATGTGTCCCCAAAGGTTTGTTTAATTAAGGCCCTGGAATTAACTGCATTTTGAGTTGAGAGGAATaaagaagagagacaaacatcaacaacagcatGGCTGCCTAACCTCACACAACACAACTTCTTATGCATAAGACTCAATACTTTTTTATCTAGGTCATCCAACTTTATCAGTTCTGCAACAACTCTCAGTACTCTCCACCCAAACCATTCATATTTGTATACATGCTTCACTTCtcagaacaaacacatttgggcatataaaatgttataaaacattgggtatatatatatatacaggcATGTGAGAAAATTAGGACACCCCATTAAATAATCAGCTCTTTATTTAGAAATGGTTCACATACCAATATCCAGTcatgtttatatgtatttttcaaaaagaaagtgatttgattgcaatttaacaacaaaaatgaacattgtttgacaaatccaaaaaaagaaaaaaaataaagtatgtatTTTAATGGAGGAAAAAGTTAGGACACCCTACCCCCTAATAGCTAGTGTTGCCCCCTTTGGCTGATATAACTTCAACGAGACGCTTTTTGCAGCCTTTTACCAGTCTCTGACATCGATCAGGAGAAAGTTTGGCCCACTCCTCAATGCAGAATTCTTTTAGCTGTGAGATGTTTGAGGGGTGTCTTGCATGTGCAGCCCGTTTCAAGTCACCCCACAGCATTTCGATGGGATTAAGATCAGggctttgacttggccattccaGGACTctccacttcttcttttttagcCAGTCCTTGGTGGATTTGCTGGTatgctttgggtcattgtctTGTTGCAGTATCCAGTTACgcttcagctttaattttttgacagatggtttcacattttcttcaagCACCCTCTGATACACAGTAGAATTCATGGTAGATTCTATGATGGTGAGCTGGCCAGGTCCTGCTGCAGCAAAGCAACCCCAAACCATGACACTGCCCCCTCCATGCTTTACAGTTGGTATGAGGTTCTTTTCTTGGAAGGCTGTATTTGGTTTACGCCAAACATGTCTTCTGTTCTGGTGTCCAAATAATTCAATTTTAGACTCATCTGTCCAAAGAACCTTATTCCAGAAGTCGTGGTCTTTGTCTATGTTCTCTCTGGCAAACTTCAGTCTGgccttgatgttttttttagagAGCAAAGGTTTCTTCCTTGCACACCTCCCATGCAAGTCACACTTGTGCAGTCTCTTTCTGATCGTAGAGTCATGCACTTTCACATCGACAGTTGCCAGAACCTGCTGTAATTCCCTTGATGACACTTTAGGATTTTTCAGGACCTCTTTGAGCATCTTGCGTTCTGCTCTGGGGGTAAACTTGCCCGGACGGCCAGATCTTGGCATGGTGGCAGTTGTTTTGAATGTCCTCCACTTGTAAATAATTTTGCGAATGGTGGAATGGCTGATGTTAAAttcttttgaaatctttttaaatcctttaCCAGACTCGTAAGCGGCCACAATCTTCTTTCTGAGGGCATCAGGAAGCTCTTTAGACCTCACCATGGCGCTCACCTCAACATCTCAACTGTCAGGGCCACACCAAACTAAATCTGAGGTTTAAATAGGGCAAGGCTCCATTCAAATGCTGGGTAACGATGTACTAATCATGTGCACCTGACGTGATGCACCTGTTTGggattttcaacattttaagagGGATAATATAGGGGGTGTCCTAATTTATTCCTCACCAGAAattgcattattttttaattaaattttacagaaagttttaaaaaggcttttcttatttttttattgtttagttATATTACTTGGATCCCTGAGTTTAATTAAAATTGACATTAACTACCCATATgtccaaatatattttaaaatacacaggaTTTCATAAGATGTCCTAATTTTTTCACATgcctgtatatatatatatatatatatatccattcATTCCGGGTGTCCATCTCACAGAGACTGCCCAACGGCTCTATAGACGCCCACGATGATGGCAGCCGGGTGTCTGAGCTTCAGGAGCTGCTGGATCGGACCAATAAGGAGCTGGTCCAGAGCCGCGAGCACTCCACCGCTCTCAACAGCCGTATAGCTGATCTCGAGGCCGAGCTCGCAAATGCACGCAGAGAACTGAGCCGCAGTGAggagctgtcaatcaaacagcagagggaacagagagaggtgatggaaaatatgcttttgttttgagaGTAAGCGCTGAGAGCAGGGGAGCTAACAAAACTTTGAGCtcttttaagtaaaaaaaataatgaaattcaaaaaaattCAACATTGTGCAGTTTggtgaataaaaaaacacttatattttaaatgtatatatatatatatatattatacatcATATATTAATATGTCTATATTAATAGATAATTtcatcattattaaaaaaaaaaacacgcctTGAGTATTCTCACCCCTACAGAGAAAGACTGGTCAGACATGCACCATATCTCTTTGTGTTATTAGCTCCTCAAAGGAGGTCATCAGTTTTCGGTTGTCTCTTTGTCAGCAGgcttatgggaaaaaaaaccctggcCTGATTTTAAGAAAACTTATTTCAAGGGTGTAGCATGAAATCATAAAATTGGGGAATTTGTCCATAAATATAAAGTACACTGGCACACCATGCACATTGTTGCAGGTTTTTCTCTCAtgcttttcttgttgttgttgctgtgtgtctgcactcaCAGAGAGAGGACATGGAAGAGAGGATAACAACATTAGAGAAACGCTACCTGGCTGCTCAGCGGGAGACCACACACATCCACGACCTCAATGACAAACTGGAGAATGAACTGGCCACCAAGGACTCACTGCACCGGCAGGTAACGTAGCCTGTTTCACGCATATTTCTTGGTAGGTTACTGGAATAATCTTTTATTCACTGCCCATGTTTTCAAGCCTTCACACATGCAGCTTCattcataaacatttttgtcttaCATTGTTTCAGACATGCCTTGGTGATGCCTTAATAGATGGATAATGGATAGTCGATCAGATGGTAATAATAATTTATGGATGCCAACCACCataaaactcaacagaaaaAGTTGAAAATGGGGCAAGGCCAGATGTGCACGCATATGGCAGAACACGTCTCTTGTTATTGTCAgtattatttacagtttttaaaaacaacaacagatatTAGTGTAAGACATTAGGGCTACATCACTGTCATGCACTGTCGTATTCTGCTATGCTCAGGCTTCCTCAAGTGTATTACAATCCTAATGTGTTGTTAAGTGACAGCAAATTGGCACATTTGTCTTTATGCAAGGTGACATacgtccagtctgttctctatGTGTCTCTCTTATATCATTTTAATACTTCATGCCAATGTCACTCCCAATAAAGCTGAGACAggaataaaatcagaaaatcgACTGTGTTTAGAACAGCGTATGTAAGTCACTGAAGACTATTACAGTCAGTGGGTGAGTGAACATCCAAGTCAAAGGTTCATGTGTAGTTCAGGGTGAATCTGGGTTCAGATGGGGGATACCAGGAACATCCTCcatttgtgcctgtgtgtcgTGTTCTTGCTGCTCGCTGGCTGCACTACACTGATTACACCTCTTTTATGATCacactaatgtgtgtgtgtgtgtgtgtgtgtgtgtgtgtgcatgtcagagTGAGGAGAAGGTGCGCCAGCTGCAGGAGATGCTGGAGATGGCAGAGCAGAGACTGGCACAGACCATGAGGAAGGCTGAGACATTACCAGAGGTGGAAGCTGAACTGGCACAGAGAGTCGCAGCACTGtccaaggtaacacacacacacacaaacacaaccattTTTACATCACTTTTGAGAACATTACATACATGACTTACAGTCATTGCCTGCAGGTTTAACCTCCACCcgaccataacaataaacattacttgcctaatcctaacccttatctcaacctaaccttaaagcaaatcttcaccctaatatttaatatttacattgTGGAGACTTGAATTTTATCctcataagtaaggcaggtccccACGGTGTGAtctgtgaacagatttttgtccccacaactacaggaatatgcatccacatacacacatgttaAGATGCAGCTGTGGAAAACATAGCAAAGCAAATGAGAAGGAAccatttaaagacaaaacacaaaagcagataCATACATAACCACAGTTACAGAACTTGTACATAGAGGCAGTTGTACTTACATGTAAGTGTCTCCCCCTGCAGGCTGAGGAGCGCCATGGCAACGTGGAGGAGCGGCTTAGACAGCTGGAGTCACAACTGGAGGAGAAGAACCAAGAGCTTGGAagggtgtgtttttgtgtatgcgtgtgtgtgtgtgtgtgcatatgtgcatgtgtgccagCCCTTCAGGGTTTTTCTGacctctcactctctgtgtgttagtgtgtgtgtgtttgtgcgtgtgtgtggactgaTGCTTCACATTAGTTGGACGCCTCGACTCCTGGCTCTGCGCTCCCTCTGGcacgcatgcacatacacaaagacacacacacaggacagacacacatatgtcGAGCTCTCCATTTTCCCGGTGCACTGTTGCATGAATTTGAACCAATTCCACATATCATGCTGCAACACTTTGCCCTCCCCCCCTCTATAAGACTGATTGGCTGCTATCTTTAGACTCTGAATAATTCACGCAAGGCTaatttctctctatctccctgtGATTTCATGACTATATTTAGTCAAAGGAGCTCTCTGAGGAtacagatttgtgtttgtgtgtgtctgtgttaaatTACTTTAATGAAATTACTGCAGATTGCACATTAAGCAACACGCTTCCCATTTAAGAGAAGGCGTTTAACCCCTTTTCATCATCATGTAAATGACTGTAATTAAATCATTCTGTCTGCAAGATCCATTGTTGGGCAAGAAGACCTATATCTGGCAGCTGGTGATCTTGGGCTAAATGCACACTTCATCCTTTAATCCATGCAGAGATGCCTGATTAGCTGCATAAATACACCCAAATGGAGTCTgtgtcaaaaagaaaatttgatgATGTCATTCCCCTCCTTGTCTGACTCTCTCTCCGCTCATCAGGCTcgtcagagagagaaaatgaatgaggagCACAACAAGCGTTTGTCAGACACTGTGGATCGTCTGCTCACTGAGTCCAATGAAAGACTGCAGCTCCATTTGAAAGAGCGCATGGCTGCCCTGGAGGACAAGGCGAGGGCcgtgcacacacattcatctaAGCAGCAgctcatatttttattttggttttttgtaTTGCCTCACAGAACAAATGAATATACAGTCGCACATGTTGTACTTGAATCCCAGAGTTATTTTGACACAGTTTCACGATTTTCTTGTCTAGAACTCCCTCATTCAAGACCTCGAGAACTGCCAGAAACAGCTTGAAGAATTCCATCACACCAGGGTCAGTAAaacttaataataaaaaataaataaaaatcacctATTTACCTCCCCACTTACAACTTGGCCCACATCAGTCGAGGACTGTCACTAAGTACATGCACTTCTGTGATACTTATAATtgaatatttcctttttatgataggctactttatactttttctCCACCACATTTCAGTGGAGAAATTTCAGAGTTAGATCTTACCTCACAAGTTAATACAGTGCATAAAAACCAATAATGCACCGATACTCAGAGCCTCCTCTTGCATAATGACtatctcattttaaaaataatatttatactACTTTTACTTCTCACTTGGACTTTCACTTGTAAAGagagtattattattatagcatATGTAGGCCtgttgctacttttacttacaCTACACTGCCTGTAATGCTCTCTCCCTCAGGAACGGCTGATCGGAGAGATTGAGAAGTTGAGAAATGAAATCGACCATTTGAAACGCCGCAGTGGGGCTTTTGGAGACGGAACTCATCCGCGGTACATCCAGACAAGCATCTTCtctacacacactctctcatatACATGATTTATAATGTGTTCACTATTGATGGTAAGCTCTTTTGTGTATATAATCTCAGGTCTCACCTGGGCAGCGCCAGCGACCTTCGCTTCTCCGTGGTGGAGGGCCAAGACGGCCACTACAGCACAACTGTGATCAGGCGAGCGCAGAAGGGCAGACTCTCAGCGCTACGAGATGACCCAAACAAGGTGCTACTAATGTTTTTATCAGGTTGAAACAACTGCACAGGTcctcacatacacatatgcgAAGCAGGATGGCCAACCTGCAGATCGCAAGATCATGTGTCAACTATTATTCTAACCGCATACAGCTCGTCACCAACGCTTTATCCAAGTTCATGTCTGCTTTGCTGATTAGTGTCAGAGCTTGGCTGATGTATGATGATCTCCATGTCTAACTTCCGTACCATTCTCTACtaacctctctgtctctctgtctctctttcacgTGCTGCCATGGACATGCTGTCTGATGTAAGTTACCTGTTCATCCATTTCTTCTCATAACTGGCCACATACTTCCGCAAGtgtcatgttgtatttttacatgtaaacatttaatcaaaattCAGGTACATTAATTAGTGAGCAAAATCTGATAaggttttgttgtgtttcacatGCGGACTGTATCTGCACACTGTTTGTCAAAGCTCGTGCCTTCTTGTGTCCAGGTGTGCGCGGTGTTTGAGCAGGACTACCCATCTCTGCGCGGGAGCGTCAGCCATCTCCTTGGCAGCGACATCGAGGCAGAGTCAGACCTGGATGACGACGTCAGTTCAGCCCTTCTTTCCCCCAGCGGCCAATCAGATGCTCAGACTCTGGCTCTCATGCTGCAGGAGCAGCTTGATGCTATCAATGAAGAGATAAGGTGTCAAATCACAGGCACATTAGATTACAACACATGACAGTTTCATGATCCAGATAGATAACACAACAAATATTGGggacattttgaacatgttACAGCAAATACTGGTGCTGCTGTTCCCTCTTAATGCAAAGGATGAAGGCCTGTGGCCAAACAGGATGCACCAGAGCTGATAGTGGCATCACAGAGATGATAACTCATAGATAAGACGCCTCTCTCTATCGGGAAGAGGACTCTGTTTATTGTGGTTTACAGTAAACAAGGTCCTCTTGTGACCCCTCAGAATACGCTTCGGGTGAGGAGATGCAAAATAGATGATGATTATGCCGCAGAGGAGCCAGACTTCACTGAAGCAAGTGAAGATAATATCTTTGCTATatgtagtatttttttaatacaaaatttGCTGGGATCTTTGCCTGATTGCATTTTTATGCAACTGTAAATGATAAATTAATATCATAATAAGTTGTGATTATTGTATATATTCACTGAATAAATGAGAAACAAGATAAATGCATAATAACATACTACTTTCAGAGAAAATCTCCATATAAATACTTTTTTATTGACTGAATTTCATtgattaaaatagaaatatgtgattaataatgcattttttttttatttttaattttaattaatggaTGAGATGGTCGGTATTCAAAGGTaatgctgtatgtgtgcacttTTGCATGCGTGCAGGATGATCCAGGTGGAAAGAGAGTCAGCGGACCTCCGTTCGGACGAGATTGAGTCTCGTGTGAACAGCGGCAGCATGGATGGACTGAATGTGACGCTTCGACCCCGGGCCCTGCCCACCTCGGCCACCGCCCAGTCCCTGGCATCGTCCTCATCCCCTCCGACCAGTGGTCACTCTACACCTAAACACCACTCACGCAACACCAGCCATCATCTAGGCATCATGACTTTGGTCAGAGAGCACAGACACtccatctgtcacacacacacaaacagcagtatttttattgtaaaagaTGCGTGTGTGTAactgtatgttgttttgtttgttagcCAAGTGACCTGAGGAAACACCGCAGGAAAGTAGCAGTAAGTTTGCAAACACAGCTGACACTTTATGGCTGCTTTGGTCAGACTTTGTGACTGCGCTGAGGTGCTTTTGTTCCTCTCCTAGTCTCCAGTGGAAGTGGACAAAGCTACTATCAAGTGCGAGACATCACCTCCATCATCCCCACGCAGTTTACGGCTGGAAACCAATTTCGCCCAGTTTACAGGCAGCCTAGAGGATGGACGAgggtaaatacacacacacacacacacacacaccacaagcaGCTCAGTGTGATAAATCAGCATCAGCACAGTCCACTTCAACTTTCCACCGACAAGTTTTGAGTGATCTTTGCCTTTGatcattcacacaaaaacaacagttgcCTATCCAAGGCTGATGATCATATATTATGTttgtaataaaatgtataaaatgtagCGTAACACAACTTGCTCTGTTTGCAGCAAGCAGAAGAAAGGCATCAAGTCGTCTATCGGCCGATTGTTCgggaagaaggagaagggggGTCGAATGGAGCAGAGTGTAGGCAGGGACGGACAGCCTCTACCGGCCGTATCAGGTCCCCTGCAGTCTAAATCCATCCAGTCACACTGAGCCACACTGTGTGAGACTCTATGAGAGTTACAGAGGTATGAATTAACATGGTTTTGGTGTATTTCAGACTTTGAGATGGGCATCGGTGACACTATGACTCTGGGAAAACTGGGCACACAGGCTGAGAGGGACCGTAGGatgaagaaaaagtaaaagctTCCTTTCTTTGTCTGACTTCATGTGCTTCTTCTCTCACTCCTGtcatatatatttacaaagcTTTTTCTCCAGTAATTCTcacttcctgctctctttctctgttcatcTTTAATTCCCTCAATAGACACGAGCTTCTGGAAGACGCCAGGAAAAGAGGCTTGCCATTTGCCCAGTGGGACGGCCCTACTGTTGTCTCCTGGCTAGAGGTACACCCTAATCTACTTTTATGTCTACCAGCCATAAATTTTCACAAAACCTCCTTCTATCTCACTGTCTTTATATCAGAGATATGAAAAATGAGACAGGCCATTACTGCATTACTGTTTATGGTGCTAGTGATGTTGAGCGTCTTGACGACTCTTCCCAGCTGTGGGTGGGTATGCCGGCGTGGTATGTGGCAGCCTGTCGTGCCAACGTGAAGAGCGGAGCCATCATGTCAGCTCTGTCAGACACAGAAATCCAGCGGGAGATTGGCATCAGCAACCCTCTGCACCGACTCAAACTCCGCTTGGCCATCCAGGAGATGGTCTCCCTCACCAGCCCGTCTGCACCACTTACCTCTCGAACGGTAAAATAATACAGCAAATACACCTCCAAGatcatacatacacacgcatgTAAATGTGCAAATAATGTGCATATGTACCCACACAAAAATTCAATCTAGCTTGTGTGAATATGAACTCATTATCctaaacaaaacactgaaaaacctGCACCGCAACTTCACTCTGCACCCTGCAGTGATGCCTCCTCACTCTTTtggctttatttgttttcttttcttttgttcctctGTTCAGACCACAGTGGAGGATTGGTTTATGCCTTTCACCTCAAAATGATTTGCTCTTTTCTGCCGCCGTAAATTGCACCAGGTTCTGTGTGAAAACGACACACAAACTATGTCAGATATAGCAACAAGCTACCTGTCTGAAATGCACTCCCTCCCTTGGCAACACTCAACacagtttttgtctgtgtatgcgtatgtgtgtgtgtgtgtgtgtgtgtgtgtgtgtgtgtgtgtgtgtgcgtggcggggttgtttaaaaataaatgagcgCATtcttgggtgtgtttgtgtgtgtgtgtgcgtgtgtgtgtttatttgggTGTGTTTTCGTTCTCTGAGCAGTCCTCCGGAAATGTGTGGGTGACTCATGAAGAGATGGAGAACCTGGCTTCCTCCACCAAAGCGGTCAGTACCATCTGGGTGCTCCCCTCCCCTGACACCCTcccaccacacactctcacacactcacactgtccCCACCGTGACACATTTGTCCTCTCCCGGAAGACCCCTATATCACACACTAATGCACTTTTGGATCTCTTTGCTGGTATTTGTATATGTTGCAAGCTGTGGTCAGGTGGTGTGTTTCTACAGTGAACTGATACAATGAAGGTACACTGCAGAGTAAAagcttttgtatgtgtgtttctgagtgtgcAACGTGTGTGTCTTTGGTTATCCAGCCTCTGTTTCTCTAACCTTGTAAATTGTCTCTACCACGCTGCCTCTCAGGACAATGAGGAGGGCAGCTGGGCACAGGTGAGATGACGCTAACATCTATCTGGACACGCGCTCAGCCCACGCTCATGACTAAACCACTTTTGTATTGAACTTAATAAAGATAAATTATGATTATGTTTGCATTCACCAGCAACATATTCCATCATCCCATATCTTAgcaatttgcatgttttatctGTGGTATATACACTGTCATGATGCACCTA encodes the following:
- the ppfia4 gene encoding liprin-alpha-4 isoform X4, which gives rise to MMCEVMPTISEGDSAGPPRGTGGVPNGSDQEANFEQLMVNMLDERDKLLESLRETQETLIQSQTKLQGALHERDVLQRQINAALPQEFATLTKELNICREQLLEKEEEISELKAERNNTRLLLEHLECLVSRHERSLRMTVVKRQAPPPSGVSSEVEVLKALKSLFEHHKALDEKVRERLRVALERVATLEGQLAATTQELNMVRQRKDGDSVERTDGSKPTWKRLPNGSIDAHDDGSRVSELQELLDRTNKELVQSREHSTALNSRIADLEAELANARRELSRSEELSIKQQREQREREDMEERITTLEKRYLAAQRETTHIHDLNDKLENELATKDSLHRQSEEKVRQLQEMLEMAEQRLAQTMRKAETLPEVEAELAQRVAALSKAEERHGNVEERLRQLESQLEEKNQELGRARQREKMNEEHNKRLSDTVDRLLTESNERLQLHLKERMAALEDKNSLIQDLENCQKQLEEFHHTRERLIGEIEKLRNEIDHLKRRSGAFGDGTHPRSHLGSASDLRFSVVEGQDGHYSTTVIRRAQKGRLSALRDDPNKVCAVFEQDYPSLRGSVSHLLGSDIEAESDLDDDVSSALLSPSGQSDAQTLALMLQEQLDAINEEIRMIQVERESADLRSDEIESRVNSGSMDGLNVTLRPRALPTSATAQSLASSSSPPTSGHSTPKHHSRNTSHHLGIMTLPSDLRKHRRKVASPVEVDKATIKCETSPPSSPRSLRLETNFAQFTGSLEDGRGKQKKGIKSSIGRLFGKKEKGGRMEQSVGRDGQPLPAVSDFEMGIGDTMTLGKLGTQAERDRRMKKKHELLEDARKRGLPFAQWDGPTVVSWLELWVGMPAWYVAACRANVKSGAIMSALSDTEIQREIGISNPLHRLKLRLAIQEMVSLTSPSAPLTSRTSSGNVWVTHEEMENLASSTKATLAYGDMNHEWIGNEWLPSLGLPQYRSYFMECLVDARMLDHLTKKDLRSHLKMVDSFHRASLQYGIMCLKRLNYDRKDLERRREDSQHDMKDVLVWTNEQVIHWVLSIGLREYSSNLLESGVHGALIALDETFDYSSLALILQIPMQNTQARQVLEREFNNLLALGTDRRLEESGDDKPFRRSPSWRKRFRAREGGAGLGMMAGSMETLPAGFRMPSMSMPPSVNLMPKKQLQPEAPPPAPPRLDPSAVRTYSC
- the ppfia4 gene encoding liprin-alpha-4 isoform X3, which translates into the protein MMCEVMPTISEGDSAGPPRGTGGVPNGSDQEANFEQLMVNMLDERDKLLESLRETQETLIQSQTKLQGALHERDVLQRQINAALPQEFATLTKELNICREQLLEKEEEISELKAERNNTRLLLEHLECLVSRHERSLRMTVVKRQAPPPSGVSSEVEVLKALKSLFEHHKALDEKVRERLRVALERVATLEGQLAATTQELNMVRQRKDGDSVERTDGSKPTWKRLPNGSIDAHDDGSRVSELQELLDRTNKELVQSREHSTALNSRIADLEAELANARRELSRSEELSIKQQREQREREDMEERITTLEKRYLAAQRETTHIHDLNDKLENELATKDSLHRQSEEKVRQLQEMLEMAEQRLAQTMRKAETLPEVEAELAQRVAALSKAEERHGNVEERLRQLESQLEEKNQELGRARQREKMNEEHNKRLSDTVDRLLTESNERLQLHLKERMAALEDKNSLIQDLENCQKQLEEFHHTRERLIGEIEKLRNEIDHLKRRSGAFGDGTHPRSHLGSASDLRFSVVEGQDGHYSTTVIRRAQKGRLSALRDDPNKDYPSLRGSVSHLLGSDIEAESDLDDDVSSALLSPSGQSDAQTLALMLQEQLDAINEEIRMIQVERESADLRSDEIESRVNSGSMDGLNVTLRPRALPTSATAQSLASSSSPPTSGHSTPKHHSRNTSHHLGIMTLPSDLRKHRRKVASPVEVDKATIKCETSPPSSPRSLRLETNFAQFTGSLEDGRGKQKKGIKSSIGRLFGKKEKGGRMEQSVGRDGQPLPAVSDFEMGIGDTMTLGKLGTQAERDRRMKKKHELLEDARKRGLPFAQWDGPTVVSWLELWVGMPAWYVAACRANVKSGAIMSALSDTEIQREIGISNPLHRLKLRLAIQEMVSLTSPSAPLTSRTSSGNVWVTHEEMENLASSTKADNEEGSWAQTLAYGDMNHEWIGNEWLPSLGLPQYRSYFMECLVDARMLDHLTKKDLRSHLKMVDSFHRASLQYGIMCLKRLNYDRKDLERRREDSQHDMKDVLVWTNEQVIHWVLSIGLREYSSNLLESGVHGALIALDETFDYSSLALILQIPMQNTQARQVLEREFNNLLALGTDRRLEESGDDKPFRRSPSWRKRFRAREGGAGLGMMAGSMETLPAGFRMPSMSMPPSVNLMPKKQLQPEAPPPAPPRLDPSAVRTYSC
- the ppfia4 gene encoding liprin-alpha-4 isoform X2; the encoded protein is MMCEVMPTISEGDSAGPPRGTGGVPNGSDQEANFEQLMVNMLDERDKLLESLRETQETLIQSQTKLQGALHERDVLQRQINAALPQEFATLTKELNICREQLLEKEEEISELKAERNNTRLLLEHLECLVSRHERSLRMTVVKRQAPPPSGVSSEVEVLKALKSLFEHHKALDEKVRERLRVALERVATLEGQLAATTQELNMVRQRKDGDSVERTDGSKPTWKRLPNGSIDAHDDGSRVSELQELLDRTNKELVQSREHSTALNSRIADLEAELANARRELSRSEELSIKQQREQREREDMEERITTLEKRYLAAQRETTHIHDLNDKLENELATKDSLHRQSEEKVRQLQEMLEMAEQRLAQTMRKAETLPEVEAELAQRVAALSKAEERHGNVEERLRQLESQLEEKNQELGRARQREKMNEEHNKRLSDTVDRLLTESNERLQLHLKERMAALEDKNSLIQDLENCQKQLEEFHHTRERLIGEIEKLRNEIDHLKRRSGAFGDGTHPRSHLGSASDLRFSVVEGQDGHYSTTVIRRAQKGRLSALRDDPNKVCAVFEQDYPSLRGSVSHLLGSDIEAESDLDDDVSSALLSPSGQSDAQTLALMLQEQLDAINEEIRMIQVERESADLRSDEIESRVNSGSMDGLNVTLRPRALPTSATAQSLASSSSPPTSGHSTPKHHSRNTSHHLGIMTLPSDLRKHRRKVASPVEVDKATIKCETSPPSSPRSLRLETNFAQFTGSLEDGRGKQKKGIKSSIGRLFGKKEKGGRMEQSVGRDGQPLPAVSDFEMGIGDTMTLGKLGTQAERDRRMKKKHELLEDARKRGLPFAQWDGPTVVSWLELWVGMPAWYVAACRANVKSGAIMSALSDTEIQREIGISNPLHRLKLRLAIQEMVSLTSPSAPLTSRTSSGNVWVTHEEMENLASSTKADNEEGSWAQTLAYGDMNHEWIGNEWLPSLGLPQYRSYFMECLVDARMLDHLTKKDLRSHLKMVDSFHRASLQYGIMCLKRLNYDRKDLERRREDSQHDMKDVLVWTNEQVIHWVLSIGLREYSSNLLESGVHGALIALDETFDYSSLALILQIPMQNTQARQVLEREFNNLLALGTDRRLEESGDDKPFRRSPSWRKRFRAREGGAGLGMMAGSMETLPAGFRMPSMSMPPSVNLMPKKQLQPEVHSHYLYGHMLAAF